A part of Quatrionicoccus australiensis genomic DNA contains:
- a CDS encoding PLxRFG domain-containing protein, which yields MFEDLIPAGAGQQQRASADVFDDLVPSSGSKILQAAQGDGGFVASAKQSVGALVKGAGQFAGDFVPGVGQDNPVKRYGQEVIDSNPLAVHTLDDIAAMPGTALKEATGNAAGSYAGMVGARLIGQGVTAAAPLAGPAAPLVAGAGQAISWAGPYVVAALPSFGGIREQQIQDNPEMADSTTGKAVAALGAGAVGAIENRFGPNEWVLSALTKTGRDKLVEKFAAISLAGSIGKGMLHGAAVEGGEELVQNPIEQLAGFQDPTTPENVKDTVFSGAMGSLGGGMFGGPIAGLSHQAPAPVSVLRADGQGATTIDPATGPLSAAAAEHIQSQQPASMPPSAPVEEADAVPVTPQASSDLFADLVPEEDENDRLGRENLAAWGERANVLPLEHAQTIAASRPDLMVVEHPAGGGHTVVPRDWLSASQQQAAEALQAPVPAVDPLVEQVAALPVAEQRALAKRLGTKGLVTNKNAQEKIFAHPPEAIAKALAGESPIQSIDQAAHQANTEPSEAQKAAGNYAKGHIKVGGLDIAVENPIGSTRSGTGPDGKAWSVTMSDHYGYVKRTEGADGDQVDVYVKGGTAENHTGPVFVVDQFDPATGKFDEHKAMIGYKLKGAAIKAYDVHFADGSGPKRRQTVTKMSAEQFKDWVRNGDTKLPASIPAQPVPTEPAKVADGVVKPDAISGDTVIEGENEIPKATRKTVPRKGKGAQGRSAASSRATKVLAVRQAPDLPGIYHVSTQLVTVGERHLPVSKVASWEGAAKVFAGLSRFAVEHLDVLVTDKAGKPLAIIGGFKGAPTQASVYPSTVLMELARIKGAAHVWMAHNHPSGTPDLSNADRMLSSSFESTLRGSNVEYHGLAALARTGDTISWMNDKYDNGTVSVDQPTAFKVPMVEREITESNPGAAISSPSAAKGLVSTIAKDQPGIVFLTAQNAVSAFVPFDPQEMGELRSGDRLMRLFRAASKAGGAAAFVAMPDGKVTGQQFSNVKGALGTIDVKVLDGIRYQNEGAAPAESLAEKGLDASNGHDFFNKAGESDQIGRLDQLVYGLAAEGKSSNEILQAIVKTSAVPFNRQLARLLIAKGVSAKVTVGDAKGWAIHAGPSNNYAAAYNPKTNTASLFRPASAERHLLHEMVHAATLDALGQKSLASGQLKALFHHVQTKLGKRSHYGLTNAEEFLAEAFTNRKFQQVLSRMAAPDSSSSGLTSAWHWFLRIVRGILGMDAQSESALSRALELGVDLMAPAVKSADVLSRFNSERLAPNGKPSKLDDEQYQQVRTPQFKAWFGDWETAALRDFLNGSPLADLQTSEAPHRGYAALREWAVGIFRDYGFKAVHPVIGEVQMDERAVRDSMGHRISPAKAVAFKAVPDVIENGRIVHVATRGLMDSIYISAPVRINDVDDVVTVLVHRDPNTQRFYLHSVSTKDNLLKPKQSGAPVSDRQSTPGAVPSGDVHNILHQALTFKGATSKVIDENGEPLVVFHGTRDGGTFTEFQPNERGLIFAASTRETAASYAGRDTDVDLNNATKQRGVIPLFLNIRSPLEKDFGGANYNTLASEGMDAQTDILGKQARKAGNDGAILRNLIDDGGDLPDMTDVETPADIFIAFDPKQLKSATQNAGSFDATYPDLRFNVVDDADRLTVKDWLGHQLANQRSWALGALTRDQLADIYGERMPEVAQFDRVVQEMDQARNVIAEQADAIIERWRKLKGPEADQLADLMHQATLAQFDPDLVIAAESPEQAELLANWETLSPEAQQLYRDVRDQYAATLAKLRNGLSKRAERAGTNGQRIAAEIRLQFDKYLAEGPYFPLARFGDFVLIADKGAERIVEAFESSAAREKRARQLRVSGWTTKLTAKKAYSATKDGPAGEFVGDVLKLVDGLEMDAKEKGALMDSLNQLAISSLPDQSYRRHFTHRKGTPGYSQDAMRAFAASMQHVGHHVARVLHGDELTLLLDSLNKQISETTGDVDTTVQQQVANELAKRLDLMMNPTTHPVTAALGQVGFVMSLGGSVASGITNLSQMPLITFPWLGAKFGFDKAAGALTKASKDYFGGRWDKWSGFVLKDNKALTGDEKRALQQLEDAGLVTLTQTSDLASTATTDSASSSRSWAINRAMKIIGWTFSVPEVFNRQVSALAAYRLAVEKGQTHDEAVETALETLRRTHFDYSASNRSRWMAGNFTRVVTMFKQYSQQMTYLLWRNAHQALKGESPEVRREARRMLLGVAAMHFSAAGALGLPLGVFGITPLLGLLSMGMGDGDDPWDWQTEFRNMLADVFGKAGGEAIAHGPLRTLLNVDFASRVGLGDLWVRSPQGEQEGRDLVEAWMLTLLGPVAGYAANIGTAVGAFNEGKTGRGLEAMLPKMLAAPLKATRYETEGVKSWRGDDMGVALDTGDILGTALGFNPTKVAEMNEGRAAIKGRETKLTGRREGIVNQWMAATIAGDQAMQAEAMQMAMRFNLANPGLAIRADSLQHSLQTKLRNQAMIKDGVYLQKRRQDLRAEGRFSNVE from the coding sequence ATGTTCGAAGACCTGATCCCGGCTGGCGCTGGCCAACAGCAACGCGCATCCGCTGACGTGTTCGATGACCTTGTCCCATCGTCAGGCAGCAAGATCCTTCAAGCGGCACAAGGCGATGGAGGTTTCGTCGCATCCGCCAAGCAGTCAGTCGGCGCTCTCGTCAAAGGGGCTGGCCAGTTTGCCGGTGACTTCGTCCCTGGTGTCGGTCAAGACAACCCGGTCAAACGCTATGGCCAGGAGGTTATCGACAGTAATCCGCTGGCGGTGCATACGCTGGATGACATTGCCGCCATGCCCGGAACGGCACTCAAAGAGGCAACCGGCAATGCGGCCGGCTCTTATGCCGGCATGGTTGGTGCTCGCCTCATTGGCCAAGGGGTTACCGCCGCCGCGCCATTGGCTGGTCCAGCTGCCCCTCTGGTCGCTGGGGCGGGGCAAGCCATCAGTTGGGCGGGGCCGTATGTAGTTGCCGCCCTGCCGAGTTTTGGCGGTATTCGAGAACAGCAGATCCAAGACAATCCGGAAATGGCTGATTCGACTACCGGCAAAGCGGTTGCTGCGTTGGGCGCTGGCGCGGTTGGGGCCATCGAAAACAGGTTTGGTCCCAATGAGTGGGTGCTGTCCGCGCTGACCAAGACAGGCCGCGACAAACTGGTTGAAAAATTTGCAGCAATAAGCCTGGCCGGAAGCATTGGCAAGGGGATGCTCCACGGTGCCGCGGTCGAAGGGGGTGAAGAGCTCGTTCAAAATCCGATTGAGCAACTGGCGGGGTTCCAAGATCCGACGACTCCGGAAAATGTGAAGGACACTGTTTTCAGTGGAGCGATGGGCTCACTTGGCGGTGGCATGTTTGGTGGTCCGATTGCAGGTCTATCACATCAAGCCCCGGCACCGGTTAGCGTTCTCCGCGCAGATGGGCAAGGTGCCACGACTATCGATCCTGCCACCGGTCCGTTGTCCGCTGCCGCGGCTGAGCACATTCAATCTCAGCAGCCTGCCAGCATGCCTCCTTCGGCACCTGTTGAAGAGGCTGATGCTGTGCCTGTAACGCCGCAGGCCTCCTCCGATCTGTTCGCGGACTTGGTGCCGGAGGAGGATGAAAACGACCGCCTCGGGCGTGAGAATCTCGCCGCATGGGGCGAGCGCGCCAATGTTTTGCCGCTGGAGCACGCCCAGACAATCGCTGCCAGCAGACCTGACCTGATGGTGGTCGAGCATCCAGCCGGGGGCGGGCACACCGTTGTTCCGCGCGACTGGTTGTCAGCCAGCCAGCAGCAGGCCGCCGAGGCGCTGCAAGCACCGGTGCCAGCGGTTGATCCGCTTGTCGAACAGGTCGCTGCCTTGCCGGTTGCCGAGCAGCGCGCACTGGCCAAGCGTCTGGGCACCAAGGGGCTGGTCACCAACAAGAACGCCCAGGAAAAAATCTTCGCCCACCCGCCCGAGGCGATTGCCAAGGCATTGGCCGGCGAGAGCCCGATTCAGTCGATCGACCAGGCCGCCCATCAAGCCAACACTGAGCCGAGTGAAGCCCAGAAGGCCGCCGGCAATTACGCCAAGGGCCATATCAAGGTCGGCGGGCTGGATATCGCCGTCGAAAACCCTATCGGTAGCACCAGAAGCGGTACTGGTCCGGATGGTAAAGCGTGGTCTGTCACGATGTCCGACCACTACGGCTACGTGAAGCGCACCGAAGGCGCCGACGGCGACCAGGTCGACGTCTATGTGAAGGGCGGGACCGCGGAGAACCACACTGGCCCGGTGTTTGTTGTGGACCAGTTCGACCCTGCTACCGGCAAGTTTGACGAACACAAGGCCATGATCGGCTACAAGCTCAAGGGCGCCGCCATCAAGGCCTACGACGTACACTTTGCCGATGGCTCTGGTCCGAAGCGCCGGCAGACGGTGACCAAGATGAGTGCCGAGCAGTTCAAGGACTGGGTCCGGAATGGCGACACCAAGTTGCCGGCCAGTATCCCAGCTCAGCCTGTGCCGACTGAACCCGCCAAGGTCGCCGATGGTGTTGTCAAACCTGACGCCATTTCCGGCGACACGGTAATCGAGGGCGAAAATGAAATACCCAAAGCCACCAGAAAAACTGTACCTCGGAAAGGGAAGGGCGCCCAAGGGCGCTCTGCAGCTTCGTCCCGAGCAACCAAGGTACTCGCTGTCCGCCAAGCCCCCGACCTTCCCGGTATCTATCACGTCAGCACTCAGCTCGTTACCGTAGGCGAGCGGCACCTCCCTGTCTCGAAGGTCGCTTCCTGGGAAGGTGCTGCCAAAGTTTTCGCTGGCCTGTCGCGATTCGCGGTGGAGCACCTCGATGTTCTGGTTACCGACAAGGCGGGTAAGCCGCTTGCCATTATCGGTGGGTTCAAAGGGGCGCCGACCCAGGCCTCGGTCTATCCCTCAACGGTACTGATGGAGCTGGCAAGGATCAAAGGCGCGGCCCATGTATGGATGGCCCACAACCACCCGAGCGGAACGCCCGACCTATCGAACGCTGACAGGATGCTGTCCTCGAGCTTTGAGAGCACTCTGCGCGGATCGAACGTGGAATACCACGGACTGGCTGCTCTAGCCCGTACTGGTGACACCATTTCCTGGATGAACGACAAGTACGACAACGGGACGGTTTCGGTCGATCAGCCGACAGCCTTCAAGGTACCCATGGTTGAGCGGGAAATTACCGAGTCCAACCCCGGCGCAGCAATCTCGAGTCCGTCTGCGGCGAAGGGCTTGGTTTCCACAATTGCCAAGGACCAGCCGGGTATCGTCTTTCTGACCGCTCAGAATGCGGTCAGCGCCTTCGTTCCGTTCGATCCCCAGGAGATGGGTGAGCTGCGCAGTGGTGACAGGCTGATGCGTCTGTTCAGGGCGGCATCGAAAGCAGGTGGTGCCGCGGCGTTCGTGGCTATGCCAGATGGCAAGGTGACCGGCCAGCAGTTTTCCAATGTGAAAGGCGCGCTTGGCACGATCGACGTCAAAGTTCTGGATGGGATCCGGTACCAGAACGAAGGGGCTGCCCCCGCAGAGTCACTGGCCGAGAAAGGCCTCGACGCCTCGAACGGCCACGATTTCTTCAACAAGGCAGGAGAGTCCGACCAGATCGGCCGTCTCGACCAACTGGTCTATGGCCTGGCTGCTGAAGGCAAATCCTCGAACGAGATCCTGCAGGCTATCGTCAAGACGTCCGCAGTTCCGTTCAATCGCCAACTGGCCCGTCTGCTCATCGCGAAGGGGGTATCGGCCAAGGTAACGGTCGGAGATGCCAAGGGGTGGGCTATCCATGCCGGTCCCAGCAACAACTACGCCGCGGCCTACAACCCGAAGACCAACACTGCTTCATTGTTCAGGCCGGCGAGTGCCGAGCGGCACCTGTTGCACGAGATGGTGCACGCTGCCACGCTTGATGCGCTCGGCCAGAAGAGCCTGGCCAGCGGTCAGCTCAAGGCGTTGTTCCACCATGTGCAGACCAAACTGGGCAAACGCAGTCACTACGGCCTGACGAATGCTGAGGAGTTCCTGGCCGAGGCGTTCACGAATCGGAAGTTTCAGCAGGTTCTGTCTCGGATGGCAGCACCTGACAGCAGCAGCTCTGGACTGACCAGCGCCTGGCATTGGTTCCTTCGGATTGTCCGGGGCATTCTCGGCATGGATGCACAAAGTGAGTCGGCTCTGTCTCGCGCGCTCGAGCTCGGTGTTGATCTGATGGCGCCAGCAGTGAAATCAGCAGACGTCCTGAGTCGGTTCAACTCTGAGCGACTTGCGCCAAACGGCAAGCCGTCGAAATTGGATGACGAGCAGTACCAGCAGGTTCGGACTCCCCAATTCAAAGCATGGTTTGGCGACTGGGAAACTGCAGCTCTTAGGGACTTCTTGAATGGCTCGCCTCTCGCTGATCTTCAGACATCAGAGGCGCCGCACCGAGGCTATGCAGCGTTGCGGGAGTGGGCCGTTGGTATTTTTCGCGACTACGGCTTCAAAGCGGTCCATCCCGTCATTGGCGAGGTTCAGATGGACGAGCGAGCGGTGCGCGATAGTATGGGTCACCGGATCAGCCCTGCCAAAGCTGTGGCATTCAAGGCTGTGCCTGACGTCATTGAAAATGGCCGGATTGTGCATGTGGCAACGCGCGGCTTGATGGATAGCATCTACATCTCGGCGCCAGTGCGAATCAATGATGTGGATGACGTGGTTACCGTGTTGGTCCATCGGGATCCGAACACGCAACGCTTTTACCTGCACAGCGTTTCCACAAAAGACAATCTCCTGAAGCCTAAGCAATCCGGCGCTCCGGTCAGTGACCGGCAGAGCACTCCGGGGGCAGTTCCTTCAGGAGACGTTCACAATATACTGCACCAGGCGCTGACCTTCAAGGGTGCAACGTCAAAGGTAATTGATGAAAACGGTGAGCCGCTGGTGGTCTTCCACGGCACGCGAGATGGCGGCACCTTCACTGAGTTCCAACCGAACGAGCGCGGTCTGATTTTCGCGGCATCGACCCGGGAAACCGCGGCCTCTTATGCCGGCCGTGACACCGATGTCGACCTGAACAACGCAACGAAGCAGCGCGGTGTGATTCCGTTGTTCCTCAATATCCGTAGTCCGTTGGAAAAGGACTTCGGTGGCGCGAACTACAACACGCTGGCGAGTGAAGGCATGGATGCGCAAACTGATATTTTGGGCAAACAGGCTCGGAAAGCAGGCAACGATGGCGCAATTTTGCGCAACCTCATCGACGACGGGGGCGACCTGCCCGATATGACCGATGTCGAGACGCCGGCGGACATCTTTATCGCCTTCGACCCCAAGCAATTGAAGTCCGCCACACAAAATGCTGGCTCGTTTGACGCGACCTATCCCGACCTGCGTTTCAATGTGGTCGACGACGCCGATCGGCTGACCGTCAAGGACTGGCTGGGCCACCAACTGGCCAACCAGCGTAGTTGGGCGCTCGGCGCATTGACTCGCGATCAACTGGCCGACATCTACGGTGAGCGTATGCCCGAGGTGGCGCAGTTCGACCGCGTTGTCCAGGAGATGGACCAAGCCCGCAACGTCATCGCAGAGCAGGCTGATGCCATCATTGAGCGTTGGCGCAAGCTGAAGGGGCCAGAGGCTGACCAGCTGGCTGATCTGATGCACCAGGCTACGCTGGCTCAGTTTGATCCGGATCTGGTCATAGCGGCCGAGTCACCCGAACAAGCCGAGCTCCTGGCCAACTGGGAGACGCTGAGTCCGGAAGCGCAGCAGCTCTACCGTGATGTCCGCGACCAGTACGCCGCCACGCTGGCCAAACTGCGCAATGGCTTGTCGAAACGGGCAGAGCGCGCCGGTACCAACGGGCAGCGTATCGCCGCCGAGATCCGGCTGCAGTTCGACAAGTACCTGGCGGAAGGCCCGTACTTCCCGCTCGCCCGGTTCGGCGACTTCGTTCTCATTGCCGACAAGGGCGCCGAGCGGATCGTCGAGGCCTTCGAGAGCTCGGCCGCCCGTGAGAAGCGCGCTCGCCAACTGCGAGTCAGTGGCTGGACAACCAAACTGACAGCGAAGAAGGCCTACTCGGCGACGAAGGACGGCCCGGCCGGCGAGTTCGTCGGCGACGTGCTGAAGCTGGTCGATGGCCTGGAGATGGATGCCAAGGAGAAGGGCGCCCTGATGGACTCGCTCAACCAATTGGCGATCAGCAGCCTGCCGGACCAGTCGTATCGTCGGCACTTCACCCACCGCAAGGGCACGCCCGGGTACAGCCAGGACGCTATGCGGGCGTTCGCCGCCTCGATGCAACACGTCGGCCATCACGTTGCCCGGGTGCTGCATGGTGACGAGCTGACGCTACTCCTCGACAGCCTCAACAAACAGATCAGCGAGACCACCGGCGACGTCGATACGACCGTGCAGCAGCAGGTCGCCAACGAACTGGCCAAGCGACTCGATCTGATGATGAACCCGACTACACACCCGGTTACGGCGGCCCTCGGCCAAGTCGGCTTTGTGATGTCGCTCGGTGGCAGTGTGGCCTCTGGGATCACTAACTTGTCTCAGATGCCGTTGATCACCTTCCCCTGGCTTGGCGCCAAGTTTGGTTTCGACAAGGCGGCCGGCGCGCTGACCAAGGCCAGCAAGGACTACTTCGGCGGCCGTTGGGACAAGTGGTCGGGCTTCGTGCTGAAGGACAACAAGGCGCTGACCGGCGACGAGAAGCGCGCGCTGCAGCAGCTCGAAGACGCTGGTCTCGTTACCCTCACGCAGACCAGCGATCTGGCCAGCACGGCGACGACGGACAGTGCATCGAGTAGCCGGTCCTGGGCGATCAATCGGGCGATGAAGATCATCGGTTGGACGTTTTCCGTGCCGGAGGTGTTCAACAGGCAGGTGTCGGCGCTGGCCGCCTACCGCCTGGCCGTCGAGAAGGGGCAGACCCACGATGAGGCAGTCGAGACAGCCCTGGAGACGTTGCGCCGGACGCACTTCGACTACTCGGCCAGCAACCGTAGCCGCTGGATGGCCGGCAACTTCACCCGCGTGGTGACGATGTTCAAGCAGTACAGCCAGCAGATGACCTACCTGCTCTGGCGCAACGCCCACCAGGCACTGAAGGGCGAGTCGCCGGAGGTTCGGCGCGAGGCCCGCCGGATGTTGCTTGGCGTCGCTGCTATGCACTTCAGCGCGGCCGGCGCGCTTGGCCTGCCGTTGGGCGTGTTCGGCATTACGCCGCTGCTTGGCCTGTTGTCCATGGGAATGGGAGACGGTGACGATCCATGGGACTGGCAGACCGAGTTCCGCAACATGCTGGCCGATGTCTTCGGCAAGGCTGGCGGCGAGGCGATTGCCCACGGACCGCTGCGCACGCTGCTGAATGTCGATTTCGCTTCCCGTGTCGGCCTGGGCGACCTTTGGGTCCGCAGTCCGCAGGGTGAGCAGGAGGGCCGTGATCTTGTCGAGGCCTGGATGTTGACGCTGCTCGGCCCGGTCGCCGGTTACGCTGCCAACATCGGCACGGCGGTCGGCGCGTTCAACGAGGGCAAGACGGGCCGCGGTCTGGAAGCGATGCTCCCGAAGATGCTGGCCGCTCCGCTGAAGGCAACTCGCTACGAAACCGAGGGTGTGAAGTCTTGGCGCGGCGATGATATGGGCGTGGCGCTGGACACCGGCGACATCCTCGGCACAGCGCTGGGCTTCAATCCGACGAAAGTGGCCGAGATGAACGAGGGCAGGGCGGCGATCAAGGGGCGCGAGACAAAATTGACCGGCCGGCGTGAGGGGATCGTCAATCAGTGGATGGCCGCAACGATTGCCGGTGACCAGGCGATGCAGGCCGAAGCGATGCAGATGGCGATGCGTTTCAACCTGGCGAACCCGGGCCTGGCGATCCGGGCAGACTCGCTACAGCACAGCCTGCAGACGAAGCTGCGGAATCAGGCGATGATCAAGGACGGGGTGTATTTGCAGAAGCGTCGGCAGGATTTGCGGGCGGAAGGGCGGTTCTCGAACGTGGAGTAA